TGGTAATTCGGCGTGTCCAACGTTTCCGTCTCAAACCGCACCGTGCGGTATTCCAGTTTGCCGAATCTATATCCGTAATACTCATCGATGGCACCGGTAAATACAATCTTGTCTGCCAGTGCTTCCAGTTCTTGCCTGTGGGCGAAGAAATCGCAGTCCAGGCGGGTGTCAGTTCCTTTCAGCAGCCGTTCTATCAGCACGTTGTATCCGCCGATGGGGATGCCTTGGTATTTGTCGTTGAAATAGTTGTTGTCGAAAACCATGCGCACCGGTAGGCGTTTGATGATGAATGCTGGCAGGTCGGTGCATTTCCGTCCCCATTGTTTTTCGGTATAGCCTTTGATAAGTGTTTCGTAAATGTCTTTTCCTATCAGCAGTTGTGCCTGTTCTTCCAGGTTGCGCGGTTCGCTTATGCCTTGTTCTTTCATCCGTGCTACCGCCTCTGCCCGTTGTTCTTCCAGTTTTTCCTGAGCTTCGGCAGGTGTAGTCACTCCCCACATCTGGTAAAACGTGTTCATGTTGAAAGGCAGGTTATAAAGTTTACCTTTATAGTTTGCCACGGGCGAATTGGTATAACGGTTGAACTCTACGATGGAGTTGGCAAAATCCCAGACCCGCTTGTTCGAGGTGTGAAAGATATGTGCTCCATATTTGTGTACATTGATTCCTTCAGTGTTTTCACAATATAAGTTTCCTCCCAAATGCGGTCGGCGGTCGATGACCAGGCATTTCTTTCCTTCTTGTGTAGCTTTGTAGGCAAATACGGAGCCGAATAATCCGGCGCCAACTATCAAGTAA
The Phocaeicola salanitronis DSM 18170 genome window above contains:
- the glf gene encoding UDP-galactopyranose mutase, which produces MQRYDYLIVGAGLFGSVFAYKATQEGKKCLVIDRRPHLGGNLYCENTEGINVHKYGAHIFHTSNKRVWDFANSIVEFNRYTNSPVANYKGKLYNLPFNMNTFYQMWGVTTPAEAQEKLEEQRAEAVARMKEQGISEPRNLEEQAQLLIGKDIYETLIKGYTEKQWGRKCTDLPAFIIKRLPVRMVFDNNYFNDKYQGIPIGGYNVLIERLLKGTDTRLDCDFFAHRQELEALADKIVFTGAIDEYYGYRFGKLEYRTVRFETETLDTPNYQGNAVVNYTEREVPYTRVIEHKHFEMFGAEVYQSPKTVISKEYSSEWTEGSEPYYPVNDEKNNALYLKYKELAGKETNVIFGGRLAEYKYYDMHHIVEKALCYFE